One genomic region from Leptospira tipperaryensis encodes:
- the pyk gene encoding pyruvate kinase → MKTLNGKKTKIVCTIGPASSSEETIFSILKAGMDIARMNFSHGTHESHKRVYETLRKCEQISGFPLGIMADLQGPKIRTGKLKLNSILLHKDQEIKIVPDAELQGDEETIGCTYPNLIHDIKEGDKILIDDGKLVLKVISKTSDSAMLKVIVGGILWSNKGINLPGTPISAPALSEKDIDDLKFALALGVDYVALSFVRTGADLELARSLLEGTYTGLIAKIERPEAIGNIDEIIERADGIMIARGDLGVEIETEKVPILQKELIYKLNQAGKPVITATQMLESMIENPRPTRAEASDVANAVMDGTDAVMLSAESASGHYPVESVEIMAKIIQETETIDHIYEIHWNIKKTFLESERTALGNAAREIAHGIHAKAIVNFTRSGYSALITSEMRPKVPIYSFTPFPTTARKMKLYRGVIPFVMPFFTRLEDMIAYMNQKLKEDEFLFPGDKVVILSGAPGTSVRSVDFLQIYKIH, encoded by the coding sequence ATGAAAACCCTAAACGGGAAAAAAACCAAAATCGTTTGCACCATCGGCCCGGCTTCCTCTTCGGAAGAGACCATATTCTCCATTCTCAAGGCCGGAATGGACATCGCGCGAATGAACTTTTCACACGGAACTCATGAATCGCATAAAAGAGTTTACGAAACTCTTCGAAAATGTGAGCAAATATCCGGGTTTCCACTCGGAATCATGGCCGATCTCCAAGGCCCAAAAATCAGAACTGGAAAATTAAAACTCAACTCCATTCTACTCCATAAGGACCAGGAAATCAAAATTGTCCCCGACGCGGAACTCCAAGGAGACGAGGAGACAATCGGTTGTACGTATCCGAATCTGATCCACGACATCAAAGAAGGAGACAAGATTCTCATCGATGACGGGAAGCTCGTTCTCAAAGTCATTTCCAAAACTTCGGACTCCGCTATGTTAAAAGTGATCGTGGGAGGAATTCTCTGGAGCAACAAAGGAATCAATCTTCCGGGAACTCCGATCTCCGCGCCCGCGTTATCCGAAAAGGACATAGACGATCTCAAGTTTGCACTCGCATTGGGCGTGGACTACGTTGCTCTCAGCTTTGTTCGAACCGGAGCCGATCTGGAATTAGCCAGATCTCTTCTGGAAGGAACTTACACGGGCCTCATCGCAAAAATCGAAAGACCCGAAGCGATCGGAAACATAGACGAGATCATAGAACGCGCTGACGGAATCATGATCGCGAGAGGAGATCTCGGCGTTGAGATCGAAACGGAGAAAGTTCCGATTCTTCAAAAAGAATTGATCTACAAACTCAACCAAGCCGGCAAACCCGTAATCACCGCGACTCAGATGTTGGAATCGATGATAGAAAATCCAAGACCGACACGCGCGGAAGCAAGCGACGTTGCAAACGCGGTGATGGATGGAACGGACGCTGTGATGTTGTCAGCGGAATCCGCGAGCGGCCACTACCCCGTCGAATCCGTGGAGATCATGGCAAAGATCATTCAAGAAACCGAAACCATCGATCATATCTATGAGATTCATTGGAACATCAAGAAGACGTTTTTGGAATCGGAAAGGACCGCGCTTGGAAACGCCGCGAGAGAAATCGCGCACGGGATTCATGCAAAGGCGATCGTTAACTTTACGAGAAGCGGTTACTCCGCTTTGATCACTTCGGAGATGAGACCGAAGGTTCCGATCTATTCCTTTACTCCGTTTCCAACTACGGCGAGAAAGATGAAACTCTACAGAGGTGTGATTCCTTTTGTGATGCCGTTCTTCACAAGGCTCGAAGATATGATCGCTTATATGAATCAAAAACTCAAAGAAGACGAGTTTCTTTTTCCGGGGGACAAGGTTGTGATTCTTTCCGGCGCTCCGGGAACCAGCGTTCGGAGCGTGGACTTTTTACAGATCTATAAGATCCATTGA
- a CDS encoding histone deacetylase family protein, with product MEKQLERIGLVYHPDYNMDLGPHVFPARKYQMVYNLVKQDPKLADLYVHKPGPAKDKELALVHTKEFLKDFFSLKLTERTQYSELPLTKQIVQSFVLAVGGTILAMELTRKYRFVYHIGGGFHHSMPDRAEGFCYLNDAAIAGKLFLKEHPGKKVLFIDLDLHQGNGNSVVFQNDPNVFTFSMHQENLYPKKEKSGMDIALAEGTDDKKYHDLLEESLNKISSSFQPDLIFYIAGADPFEGDSLGDLKLTFQGLRKRDKIVKDFALRVNAPTVILPAGGYAKDFHDTVTIHYNTIKVFAAD from the coding sequence TTGGAGAAGCAGTTAGAACGAATTGGTTTGGTTTATCATCCGGATTATAACATGGATCTGGGTCCCCACGTATTTCCGGCAAGGAAATACCAGATGGTTTATAATCTCGTAAAACAAGATCCTAAACTCGCGGATCTCTATGTTCACAAACCGGGTCCGGCCAAAGATAAAGAATTGGCTCTGGTCCATACAAAAGAATTCTTAAAAGATTTTTTTTCTCTCAAACTCACAGAAAGAACTCAGTACTCCGAACTTCCTCTTACAAAACAAATCGTCCAAAGTTTTGTGCTCGCGGTCGGAGGAACGATTCTCGCTATGGAACTCACTCGAAAGTATAGATTTGTCTATCATATCGGCGGTGGATTTCACCACAGTATGCCCGATCGTGCGGAAGGTTTTTGTTATCTGAACGACGCCGCGATCGCAGGCAAATTATTTCTAAAAGAACATCCCGGTAAAAAAGTTCTCTTTATCGATCTGGATCTACATCAAGGAAACGGGAATTCTGTGGTCTTTCAAAACGATCCGAACGTGTTTACGTTTTCCATGCACCAGGAAAACCTCTATCCCAAAAAAGAAAAGTCCGGAATGGACATAGCCCTTGCGGAAGGAACCGATGATAAAAAGTATCACGACCTTTTGGAAGAATCTCTAAACAAAATTTCTTCTTCCTTTCAACCGGATCTTATCTTTTATATCGCGGGCGCGGATCCTTTTGAAGGAGATTCTTTAGGAGATCTTAAACTTACCTTCCAAGGTTTGAGAAAGAGAGATAAGATCGTCAAAGACTTCGCACTTCGCGTCAATGCTCCTACCGTGATTCTTCCTGCCGGCGGATACGCAAAGGACTTCCACGATACGGTGACGATTCACTACAATACGATCAAGGTATTTGCGGCCGATTAA